Proteins from a genomic interval of Youhaiella tibetensis:
- the argF gene encoding ornithine carbamoyltransferase: MTGTPRHFLNLLDFTPEQLRGMLSLASELKELLKKGERPLLLKDKVLAMIFERQSTRTRVSFDVGMRQLGGQTLMLTGQEMQLSREETLSDTARVMSRYVDAIMIRILSHDDLLELAGASSVPVINGLTRRAHPCQVMADVMTFEENRGSIEGAKIAWVGDSNNVMASWVHAAKLLGARLDIAVPEEYGPDQGMLADIRAAGSAVRLMEDPHEAVKDADLVITDTWVSMGDTDEVERRRILKPYRVNPNLMAEAGKDALFMHCLPAHRGDEVTDEVIDGPQSVVFDEAENRLHAQKAILCWVFGIETL; the protein is encoded by the coding sequence ATGACCGGCACCCCAAGGCATTTTCTAAACCTACTCGATTTCACCCCCGAACAGCTCCGGGGCATGCTCTCCCTGGCCAGCGAGCTCAAGGAGCTCCTCAAGAAAGGCGAGCGACCGCTCCTGCTCAAGGACAAGGTTCTGGCCATGATCTTCGAGCGCCAGTCCACCCGCACCCGCGTTTCCTTCGATGTCGGCATGCGTCAGCTCGGCGGCCAGACGCTCATGCTCACCGGCCAGGAAATGCAGCTCTCGCGTGAAGAGACCCTGTCCGACACGGCCCGCGTCATGTCGCGCTATGTCGATGCGATCATGATCCGCATCCTGAGCCACGACGACCTGCTCGAGCTTGCCGGCGCCTCCTCGGTGCCCGTCATCAACGGCCTCACCCGCCGCGCCCATCCCTGCCAGGTCATGGCCGACGTCATGACCTTCGAGGAGAACCGCGGTTCCATCGAGGGCGCCAAGATCGCCTGGGTCGGCGACAGCAACAACGTCATGGCCTCCTGGGTCCATGCCGCCAAGCTGCTCGGCGCCAGGCTCGATATCGCCGTCCCCGAGGAATACGGCCCGGACCAGGGCATGCTGGCCGACATCCGCGCTGCCGGCAGCGCCGTGCGCCTGATGGAAGACCCCCACGAGGCTGTCAAGGACGCCGATCTCGTCATCACCGACACCTGGGTGTCGATGGGCGACACCGACGAGGTGGAGCGTCGCCGCATCTTGAAACCCTACAGGGTCAATCCCAATTTAATGGCCGAGGCCGGCAAGGATGCACTCTTCATGCACTGCCTGCCTGCTCACCGCGGCGATGAAGTTACCGATGAGGTCATTGATGGGCCTCAATCGGTTGTCTTTGATGAAGCCGAAAATCGCTTACACGCACAAAAGGC
- a CDS encoding aspartate aminotransferase family protein — MSALYGTYARSGLAFERGEGVRLYAQDGTAYLDFHSGIGVNALGHGDPHLVSTLKAAAEKVWHTSNVFSIPEQERLGQRLVDSTFADSVFFTNSGAEAVECAIKTARHYFWAKGQPEKYEIIAFTGSFHGRTLGTIAAGGNEHYIEGFGPPLAGFRHLAPGDLKAVEALIDDKTCAILLEPVQGEGGVTAMPVEFLKGLRALCDKHDMLLIFDEVQCGYGRTGRFFAYEWTGIEPDIMAVAKGIGGGFPLGACLAKGPVAASMVPGTHGSTYGGNPLACTIGNAVLDRIQAPGFLEHVEQVGQVLQWHLQQLAQKYPQYIVELRGKGLITGIKIVPPVRDFVERLRADHQLLAVAAGDNVLRLLPPLVITEDDVKEAIGKISDAFAALDSEPGNVPPID, encoded by the coding sequence ATGTCTGCGTTGTACGGCACCTACGCCCGGTCCGGTCTCGCCTTTGAGCGAGGCGAGGGTGTGCGCCTATACGCGCAGGATGGTACGGCCTACCTCGATTTCCATTCCGGCATCGGCGTCAACGCGCTGGGCCATGGCGACCCGCACCTGGTCTCCACCCTCAAGGCCGCCGCCGAGAAGGTCTGGCACACGTCCAACGTGTTCTCCATTCCCGAGCAGGAGCGGCTGGGCCAGCGGCTCGTCGACTCCACCTTTGCGGACTCGGTGTTCTTCACCAATTCCGGTGCTGAAGCGGTCGAGTGCGCCATCAAGACGGCGCGCCACTATTTCTGGGCCAAGGGCCAGCCGGAGAAGTACGAGATCATCGCCTTCACCGGCTCCTTCCACGGTCGCACCCTGGGCACCATCGCCGCCGGCGGCAACGAGCACTACATCGAAGGCTTCGGCCCGCCGCTCGCCGGCTTCAGGCATCTTGCCCCCGGCGACCTCAAGGCAGTCGAGGCCCTGATCGACGACAAGACCTGCGCCATCCTGCTCGAGCCCGTCCAGGGCGAGGGCGGCGTCACCGCCATGCCGGTCGAGTTCCTCAAGGGCCTGCGCGCGCTCTGCGACAAGCACGACATGCTGCTCATCTTTGATGAGGTGCAGTGCGGCTACGGTCGTACCGGGCGCTTCTTCGCCTATGAGTGGACTGGTATCGAGCCCGACATCATGGCCGTCGCCAAGGGCATCGGTGGCGGCTTCCCGCTCGGCGCCTGCCTTGCCAAGGGCCCGGTTGCCGCGTCCATGGTTCCGGGCACTCACGGCTCGACCTATGGCGGCAACCCGCTGGCCTGTACCATCGGCAACGCCGTTCTCGACCGTATCCAGGCCCCCGGCTTCCTCGAACATGTCGAGCAGGTCGGCCAGGTGCTGCAATGGCACCTCCAGCAGCTCGCCCAGAAATATCCGCAGTACATCGTGGAACTGCGCGGCAAGGGCCTGATCACCGGCATCAAGATCGTGCCGCCGGTGCGCGATTTCGTCGAGCGCCTGCGCGCCGACCACCAGCTCCTGGCCGTTGCCGCCGGCGACAACGTCCTGCGACTTCTCCCCCCGCTCGTCATCACCGAAGATGACGTCAAGGAAGCCATCGGCAAGATTTCCGATGCCTTCGCCGCCCTTGATAGTGAACCGGGCAACGTGCCGCCGATCGATTGA